The Corvus moneduloides isolate bCorMon1 chromosome 20, bCorMon1.pri, whole genome shotgun sequence region gcggtgCCCCTTTAGCTGAtggtcatcctggagccgtggcctggcctggcctggcctgagcagggcctggccgggcccgctggcccccacacggggcccgcagccacctgtgccagtgctgaaaatgagagagagttgggggggagtttgcctattcttaaatgtggatcacagaggcggtcacaactttaagtggcttaaagaattgtccatattcaaactggccagctgataggttctgtcaggtcatagaggaagctgtaagaagaacatcacttccaagactcagcttgctaacctatgacatagGGATTTCTGATTACAGACACTTTGGCTTTGGACAAGGTTTTGGCACTTCTTCTGTCTCAAAAGCCACTACAGCAGGTGCCACCACCAATGACTCCTGCTAATGTGTACATGACAGTTCATCTAATGAGCTCATCTACATAGGGCTCATGGCTCCAAGGGAGCTCTacaaacagttttattttcctattttacaCTGAATGGGATTATTGGCTTTCCAATAGAAGAGTTACAATCTCTTTCTTCCAATATCTTCCCATTTCAGCTACCCAGTGCCTTTGTCTCCTGCTTTTGACCTGcctgctggccctggcagcATCTTTTCCTGATGTTGACATAAGAAACTTGTACCTCCTCAATGGCACAATGGATGACATTCTGAATGCTCCCCCACAGTCCTCCCAGCCCGGTAAGTATGGCCCTGAAACAGGGAGAGGCAAACAAGGTCCTGATCAGTCAGATCCTACACAGCCTACACCCTCATCAGCCTGCCTACACCCCTGTCACAGCAAGGAAGGACTAAATACTGCTCTGAGAATGTCTTACTGGAACAAGAGTAACCTCAGGGTCCCCTTCTGCTTGCTGCCTGTCTCATCTGCTGCGACTTACGGAAGTTCTTCTGTCCATAAGTGACAGAAAAACAGCCAAAGAGCTGTTCAGAGCTCACAGGATCCCAGGAGAAAGGACAATTTGGCAGCAAGACGAAGCCCAGGGTGTTGTGGGCTGTGGGCTCTTCCTTGGAGAAGAAGGGTTAAAGATGCTACAGTGTGTTTTGAGGACATGGAGAACAGTCCCTACCTCTGGAAATcacaaggtcagtggagaaCTGAATTCAAGGGAGACCTCAAtacaaagaggaaataaatgaagTTGATACAAAGAGTTTAAGCAGTGACACTGGCACAGGGCAAACAGCCAGGTGATGGCACAGAGTAACCTACAGGGTTATGTTGTAACCTACCAGGGTATGTTGGAACAATGAGGAAGCCTTCAAGAAATGctcctggaaaaataaacaggggctgtgggtgggatGTGGCATGACAGAAAGAGCTGGTTCCCTTCCAGGGGAGGAGGAAGTGTGCTCGGCAGAAGAGCTCAAGGTCCAAGCGTTTGGTGCTGATTTCGCATCACCTGTCAGGAaactgccagcacagggagcactgCGACTGAGACAAGAGCCTGGGCTTCAGCAAGAACTGCAAGTCTGAGTAGAGAAAGAATGTGTGCTCTGGGCTCCACAAAGCTCTCAGGAACATGGTGTGATTTTGGGGTtgtcttgtgcagggccaggagctggacttgatgacccttgtgggttccttccagcctgggatattctatgattttgtggTTTCTCACCTACGGCACTGCTAGCATGCTCTGAAAACATCAGCAGCGTGAATGCATGCTGGGTGAGCAGGGAGGCATGCCAGAAAAGACAGGCCAGCATTCCAAAGTCTTGACTTGGAGAGGAGTGCTTCCAAAGGGATGGGGTATGAAGGCAGAAAGGAGCAGAGGCAGACTGTGCCTTACAATACAAACATGAGTAAACAGCTTCATATGGCTGTAGTAGAAGTAAATTCCATGGTAGGAAAGTCCTCCAGACCACATCACATGAGTGTTTCCCACTCAGGCTCAGGTTGTAAAGAAAGTCAAAAGGAGTCAAAAAGAGAGTCAATATCAAAATTCAGAAAGTCAGAAGTCTGGTAGGCAGACTTTGTCAGGAATGGGCTTATACAGAGTGCAAGAGGCTTAAGTTAAACACTTCACAAGGGAAGGGGTAAGACAGTGCCAGCTGAGACTGAAAGCAGGGAGCAGGTATTTGAggctgtcagagcagcagctgcagggttAATTGTCTGTTTTAGAGAGGGGACAGGAATGGCTTTTGTAATTCCATAAGCCTGTGACTCATCCCTCTGTTTCACAGCCATCAGTGGATACAGAGATGTCCTTGCAAAAGAATTGCATTAACTCATTCTAAACCATCCTCTCTTCCAGCAATACCCTTCAAATTCCCTTTTGAGCAGACACCTCTCCCAACTCCTGATACCTGGGCCAGTTCTCCTGTGTCTGCTCTCACATTTCTTCCCCCACTTTTTAATCCCTCTCCTTCCCAAGTCCctaactgctgctgctgcactctAACAACCACCTTCCCAGTGTTGCCACCACCATTTGGGATTTTCCCCTACACGGTATGCCCAAATCCTTTCCACCAAGAAAGCATCAGCCTCACTCTCACACCACATAAATTCCCCCAAACTACTAACTTGCTGATATCTGAAATTGATAAATTCCTCTGGAATTAAGAACAGTAACAGAAAAACTGGAATATCATCTGGAGAAGATTGAGCTCTCCTAGCAGGCATTTGACATGTCTACTCTCCACACTCATTCCTGTCTCCTGTGTTAATTTAGATGATGGTGATGGACACGTCCGACAGGCCAGGGACATCGCCCACCACCCACCAGCAAGCCACGGTGAGTCTCTGCATCTGCCCAGGAGCTTTCACCATCACTGGGCTCACCAAGAGCTCTCGGACAACTTATCCATGTCTTACACATGCACTGGCTCCTCCCAGGAATATGCTGATTTTCTGATGGGCTGCAGAGGTGCCACAGCTCATAACCTCCGGGGACTCTGCTACCAGCTATGTTCTGGGTTCAGTACTTGATGTGGTGCTTTTGCATGGGGAATTTTCCAGATAAAGGTCCAAATTGGAAAGTGATGCTTCATTACTGGGAAGTGGTGATTagtcattttcttattttcacagTTGATGAGAAGACTGGGTCTGACAGAATTACTGAACTGGCTGGGTCAACATTAGCCCATAAGGCCAAAGATAGGTCCTACCTGGGTGGGGACAAGCGCTGACAGAGGTACTGAGAGTGGAGCAAGTTCCTTCCCAGCAGTGTGTAGTGCATTCAGCTGTTTGTTGTGTGAGGTGCGGACACTCTGGAGCGTGGAAAGGCCATAATCAACAAGTCAGGAAGTCTCTAAAGAGCTACTTGGGTAATCTCAGAGAACAACAATGGCTTTGCCCTGCTTAGATCCCAAAGGCTGATTTAATTGTTAGAGATATGGATGTCATGATCACCCTCTCTATGGGGTTTCTGAGTTTATGGCAAAGCATTAAACCTCTTCGCTGTACCAGCAAGTGATTTTGTCCCCCAGATTTGCATTTGTCTGTGGTGATACACCATCTGCATGACACAGGCAAATCACTGAGACTGAACCCACGCTGGATGAAGATCCTTGGGTGACCCAAAGACCTGGGTGACCCAGGCAATGCCTGGCTTGCTCTCACCAGACATTTTGGTAGTGTGTCCCCATCAGTTTGAACCCAGTCTTAGGAAGATGTGAAGCTCACCTCTACACTGATCATCTCAATATTTTGATTTACTCCTGTGAGCGCATGGCAGGAATACAGCCTAAGAATGCGTGTGCAAAAGGATGTAGACACAAAAGAAATACCCCACTTTTAGGGGAATTTAATAACCGTCTCTTGTTTCCAGCTCCAGGTTGGCCCAAGGACTGCAGTGAGATTCCCCGTGGAAGCCACAGTGGCGTCTACATCATCCAGCCCAAAGGACTGCACCACCTCGTGGTGTACTGCGAGATGAACGTGACCCACGGGGGCTGGACCGTCATCCAGAGGAACCAGAGAGACACACCAGTCACCTGGGCCGAGTCCTGGAGCACCTACAAGTATGGCTTTGGGAACGTGCGCACCGAGTACTGGCTGGGCACCGAGTACATCCACCAGATCGCCAAGCAGAAGGTCTACCAGATCAGGTTTGTCATCCAGGACTCTGCAGACAACTTCAACTTCGCAGATTACAACCTGTTCAGTGTGGAAGACGAGTCCCACGGCTACCGGCTGAGGCTGGGCTCCTACaatgggacagctggggacGCCATGACCTCAGACAACCCCAACAACATGCACGACAACATGAAATTCTCTACAAAGGATCGGGATCAGGACACTTACAGTAAGAACTGTGCCTACAGCTATGAGGGTGGGTGGTGGTACTCATCATGTTATTCTGTGCGGCTGAATTATAAGGGCGGCATGACATGGGGCAACCTGTGCAAGGGGAACTGCAAATCCTCTCTTATCCTCATTAAACCAGCTTCATATTGTTAGtacttcttcctcctcctgtccaCAGTGGACACTCTGCAAAAGCTCTGCATGGCCCAAGAGTGTGAG contains the following coding sequences:
- the LOC116453757 gene encoding fibrinogen-like protein 1-like protein codes for the protein MATQCLCLLLLTCLLALAASFPDVDIRNLYLLNGTMDDILNAPPQSSQPDDGDGHVRQARDIAHHPPASHAPGWPKDCSEIPRGSHSGVYIIQPKGLHHLVVYCEMNVTHGGWTVIQRNQRDTPVTWAESWSTYKYGFGNVRTEYWLGTEYIHQIAKQKVYQIRFVIQDSADNFNFADYNLFSVEDESHGYRLRLGSYNGTAGDAMTSDNPNNMHDNMKFSTKDRDQDTYSKNCAYSYEGGWWYSSCYSVRLNYKGGMTWGNLCKGNCKSSLILIKPASYC